A segment of the Cumulibacter manganitolerans genome:
CCCGCAGCGCCGTCTGCCGGACGACGGCGGCCGGCTCTCCTCGCGCGGCCGCGCGGGCGCCCTCGCGGGCGGCGGCGACGCAGCGCAGCTGGGCGGAGACGGCGACGATGACGGTGAGCAGGCCGCCGAGCACGATCACCAGCGCAGGGAGCGCCAGCGCCGTCTCCGCGGTGACCATGCCACGGTCACCGCGAACCCCCGACCGGGTCATCAGATCGTCGACAGGGCGCGGGAGATCAGGTTGCCGAGCGCCGCGATCACCGAATCACCCGTGACCACCTGGTACAGGATCGCGGCGAACGCGCAGGCCGCGATCGTGCCGACGGCGTACTCGGCGGTCGTCATGCCGGTCTCCCGCGGATGCTCGCGCAGCGGCCCGAGCAGCCGGTCGACCAGGTGCAGCAGCAACGCGGCGAGGCCGTGCCGGAGCGAACGGACGGTGGTGTCGATGTGGTGCTTCACGATGCTCTCCCGGGTTGGTGGATGGGCTAGAGGATGTCGCCGGCGAGGCCGATCACGATCGGGACGATGCCGAGGCAGATGAACGAGGGCAGGAAGCACAGCCCGAGCGGCGCGAGCGCCCGGATGCCGGCCTTGCGCGCCGCCACCTCCGCAGCGATCCGCGCGTCGTCG
Coding sequences within it:
- a CDS encoding TadE family type IV pilus minor pilin, encoding MTRSGVRGDRGMVTAETALALPALVIVLGGLLTVIVAVSAQLRCVAAAREGARAAARGEPAAVVRQTALR
- a CDS encoding DUF4244 domain-containing protein, translated to MKHHIDTTVRSLRHGLAALLLHLVDRLLGPLREHPRETGMTTAEYAVGTIAACAFAAILYQVVTGDSVIAALGNLISRALSTI